Genomic DNA from Halomonas sp. BDJS001:
GGGAGAAAGGCACGGCGCCAGCGTATTTCTCCGCGAGGGAGACGACATATATCGCACTTATTTTACCGGGGCGCGTGGCGTCGAATATTTAGGTAGCTTCTGGACGTACCTGGATTTAACACCTTATGGTCGCCAGGAAACGTGGGAAGACTCTCCGGAAGGCTGGCCTCAGACTAAACCATATGAATGGAACCGCCGCCATGACGAGTATGATGTTTAACGCTGGCGGCGTTTACACTGCGTTTTAGTCCCTACTAAAAAGCCGACCATGTTATCGGCGTTATAAATGAAGAAGGCACACTATGAAACCGCGGATTTCAGTTATCACCTTGGGTGTCGATGATTTAGAGAAAGCCATTGAGTTCTACCAGGTTGGCCTGGGGTTAAAGACTGATGGAATTATAGGTACTGAGTTTGAGTATGGAGCTGTCGCCTTCTTTGATCTGAATGCTGGATTGAAGCTGGCGCTCTGGCCAAGAGACAGCATCTCCCATGATTCTGGTCTGCCGAAGGGCGATATATCACCAACAGAATTTAGCATCGGCCACAACGTCACCTCGAAGGAGGAAGTAGATGCAGTAATGATGCAGGCCCAAGTCGCTGGCGCCAATATTGTGAAAGAGGCACATGATACTTTCTGGGGGGGGTTACGCCGGATACTTTCAAGACCCTGATCAACATCTATGGGAAGTCGTATGGAATCCTCATCTAATCCCCGATG
This window encodes:
- a CDS encoding VOC family protein, with amino-acid sequence MKPRISVITLGVDDLEKAIEFYQVGLGLKTDGIIGTEFEYGAVAFFDLNAGLKLALWPRDSISHDSGLPKGDISPTEFSIGHNVTSKEEVDAVMMQAQVAGANIVKEAHDTFWGGLRRILSRP